In Manis javanica isolate MJ-LG chromosome 9, MJ_LKY, whole genome shotgun sequence, one DNA window encodes the following:
- the RPL17 gene encoding large ribosomal subunit protein uL22, which produces MVRYSLDPENPTKSCKSRGSNLRVHFKNTRETAQAIKGMHIRKATKYLKDVTLQKQCVPFRRYNGGVGRCAQAKQWGWTQGRWPKKSAEFLLHMLKNAESNAELKGLDVDSLVIEHIQVNKAPKMRRRTYRAHGRINPYMSSPCHIEMILTEKEQIVPKPEEEVAQKKKISQKKLKKQKLMARD; this is translated from the exons ATGGTTCGCTATTCACTTGACCCAGAAAACCCCACAAAAT catgcaAATCAAGAGGCTCAAATCTTCGTGTTCACTTTAAG AACACGCGTGAAACTGCCCAGGCCATCAAAGGTATGCATATCCGAAAAGCTACCAAGTATCTGAAGGATGTCACCTTGCAGAAGCAGTGTGTGCCATTCCGTCGCTACAATGGTGGAGTTGGTAGGTGTGCCCAG GCCAAACAGTGGGGATGGACACAGGGTCGGTGGCCCAAAAAGAGTGCTGAATTTTTACTGCACATGCTTAAAAATGCAGAGAGTAATGCTGAGCTTAAG GGTTTAGATGTAGATTCTTTGGTCATTGAGCATATCCAGGTGAACAAAGCCCCCAAGATGCGGCGCAGAACTTACAGAGCTCATGGTCGGATCAACCCATATATGAGCTCTCCCTGCCACATTGAAATGATCCTTACTGAAAAAGAGCAGATTGTGCCTAAACCAGAAGAGGAAGTTGCACAGAAGAAAAAG atatCCCAGAAGAAACTCAAGAAACAGAAACTTATGGCCCGGGATTAA